One Oncorhynchus clarkii lewisi isolate Uvic-CL-2024 chromosome 32, UVic_Ocla_1.0, whole genome shotgun sequence DNA window includes the following coding sequences:
- the LOC139391797 gene encoding transformer-2 protein homolog alpha-like, translating to MSDLEDGHFDGRDSRSPSKSDRGSPVRVKSESRSGSPSPSRVAKHSESRSRSKSRSHSRRHSNRRYSRSRSPSNRKKSRSYSPEYRKKKSQSASPNRRHPSSRTHDFRKETFSQGAGGGEDARANPDPNQCLGVFGLSLYTTEKDLREVFGRYGPLAGVNVVYDQRTGRSRGFAFVYFERIADSKEAMERANGMELDGRRIRVDFSITKRAHTPTPGIYMGRPTHNGGGGERNNGGGSSGGGGGRRGRDSYDRYDDRRGGGYDRGYDRGDRGYDRYDEYDKYSRRRSPSPYYSRYRSRSRSRSYSPRRY from the exons ATGAGTGACCTAGAGGATGGACACTTTGATGGACGA GACTCTCGCTCCCCATCCAAATCGGACCGTGGCAGTCCTGTTCGGGTCAAGTCGGAGAGCAGGTCCGGGTCGCCGAGCCCATCCCGGGTCGCCAAACACTCAGAGTCTCGGTCCCGCTctaagtccag GTCTCACTCTCGTAGGCACTCTAACCGCCGGTACAGccgctctcgctccccctccAACCGGAAGAAGTCCCGCTCCTACAGCCCGGAATACCGGAAGAAGAAGAGCCAGAGTGCATCGCCTAACCGCCGCCACCCCAGCAGCAGG ACCCATGACTTCAGAAAAGAGACATTCAGTCAGGGAGCGGGAGGTGGTGAGGATGCCAGG GCGAACCCTGACCCCAACCAGTGTCTGGGGGTGTTTGGACTGAGCTTGTACACCACGGAGAAGGACCTGAGGGAGGTATTTGGCCGGTACGGCCCTTTGGCTGGGGTTAATGTGGTCTATGACCAGCGCACCGGGCGCTCCCGTGGCTTCGCCTTCGTCTACTTCGAGAGGATCGCCGATTCCAAGGAG GCAATGGAGCGGGCCAACGGTATGGAGCTGGATGGGAGACGCATTAGGGTGGACTTCTCTATCACCAAGAGGGCCCACACCCCTACGCCTGGCATCTACATGGGCCGACCCACGCA TAATGGTGGCGGGGGGGAGCGAAACAATGGTGGCGGCAGcagcggtggtggtggagggaggaggggacggGACTCGTACGACCGATACGACGATCGGCGCGGTGGCGGGTACGACCGTGGATACGACCGGGGAGACCGGGGATATGACAGATATGATGAGTATGACAAGTACAG tcgcAGGCGCTCTCCCTCACCCTACTACAGTAGATACAGGTCACGCTCCAGGTCTCGCTCATACAGCCCAC GACGATACTAA